One genomic window of Desulfuromonas sp. AOP6 includes the following:
- the yidD gene encoding membrane protein insertion efficiency factor YidD, producing the protein MFRKLLITLLQFYQTFISPLKAPSCRFYPSCSSYAIQCLQKYGIFKGIFKTFIRIIKCHPFHPGGYDPA; encoded by the coding sequence ATGTTCCGGAAACTTTTAATTACCCTTCTTCAATTTTACCAGACCTTTATATCTCCGTTAAAAGCACCCTCCTGCCGTTTTTATCCTTCTTGTAGTTCTTATGCTATTCAATGTCTTCAAAAATACGGAATATTTAAAGGTATCTTTAAAACTTTCATACGTATAATTAAATGTCACCCTTTTCATCCTGGGGGCTATGACCCCGCCTGA
- the rnpA gene encoding ribonuclease P protein component has translation MSLFRSYRFPPVNRLRHRWEFMLVRENGIVFRTKYFIVYQASNDKKLKRLGITASRKIGNAVLRNHIKRLIRQFFRLNFDKLPASVDISIICKRGAASLTYAQVSSELSFLVKGNENK, from the coding sequence AGATTCCCACCTGTCAATCGTTTGCGACACAGGTGGGAATTTATGTTGGTGCGTGAAAATGGGATTGTCTTTCGCACTAAATATTTTATTGTTTATCAGGCCAGTAACGACAAAAAGCTAAAACGATTGGGGATTACTGCCAGCCGCAAGATAGGCAATGCTGTTCTACGTAATCACATCAAACGCCTTATCCGCCAATTTTTCAGATTAAACTTCGATAAATTACCCGCTTCTGTCGATATCTCCATCATATGCAAAAGAGGAGCAGCCTCACTTACCTACGCTCAGGTTTCCTCTGAACTTAGTTTCCTTGTTAAAGGAAATGAGAATAAATAA